One uncultured Caproiciproducens sp. DNA segment encodes these proteins:
- a CDS encoding oleate hydratase, which produces MPYITSQFMPRVAGDRPDVVPAGSKNFGFLGQYSEIPQDCVFTVEYSVRSAMMAVYKLMNLDKEVEPVYPGQYDIRVLTNAAKTCLNIDKVPLENIPLGKLLQGTELVNLLRT; this is translated from the coding sequence ATGCCTTATATTACCTCTCAGTTCATGCCGCGCGTCGCCGGGGATCGCCCGGATGTTGTGCCGGCAGGGAGCAAGAACTTCGGATTTCTCGGTCAGTATTCCGAGATCCCGCAGGACTGTGTATTTACCGTGGAGTACTCTGTACGAAGCGCGATGATGGCTGTATACAAGCTGATGAATCTTGATAAAGAAGTGGAGCCCGTATACCCGGGTCAGTATGATATACGCGTTTTAACAAACGCGGCAAAAACCTGCCTGAATATCGACAAGGTTCCGCTTGAGAATATTCCGCTTGGCAAATTGCTTCAGGGCACGGAACTCGTCAACTTGCTCAGAACCTGA